One Setaria italica strain Yugu1 chromosome II, Setaria_italica_v2.0, whole genome shotgun sequence DNA segment encodes these proteins:
- the LOC101771412 gene encoding uncharacterized protein LOC101771412, translating into MDGLIPLVCGALKGRRRAKKAVDYERLSSAGAPPMWGQERFTGGAYHPRSQSCRFAADSPAGELGFARDEGDRALPEGLRDEPLPPAVGDGWRGLSRSRRFSSMRLFACVSGA; encoded by the coding sequence ATGGATGGGCTCATCCCGTTGGTGTGCGGCGCGCTCAAGGGGCGGAGGCGCGCGAAGAAGGCGGTGGACTACGAGCgcctctcctccgccggcgctcCTCCGATGTGGGGGCAGGAGCGCTTCACCGGCGGCGCCTACCATCCTCGGAGTCAGAGCTGCCGGTTCGCCGCGGAttcgccggccggcgagctcgGCTTCGCACGCGACGAGGGTGACCGGGCACTGCCTGAGGGCCTCCGGGACGAGCCGCTCCCGCCGGCGGTCGGCGACGGTTGGCGCGGCCTGTCCAGGTCCCGGAGGTTCAGCAGCATGCGCCTGTTTGCGTGCGTCAGTGGCGCGTAG